A genomic window from Cloacibacillus evryensis DSM 19522 includes:
- a CDS encoding DUF1788 domain-containing protein: MSNTEQRLDRLEQEIASPRFLENKGLGNEVRYYVFDYPAADELAVRARTAAILKKNAGGGAPFRIAAFDLYDLIMDLLNEKGLLEKCFEMEKTKGLPFVGHAIGSALRFSGDNSPVIRRIQENTPDGAVVFLSGVGKCYPILRSHKILNDLHQVMNKAPVVLFYPGRYDGQELVLFSEAAAKDDNYYRAFKIVD; this comes from the coding sequence ATGTCCAATACAGAACAGCGGCTTGACAGGCTCGAACAGGAGATAGCCAGCCCGCGCTTTCTTGAAAACAAAGGGCTGGGCAACGAGGTCCGCTATTACGTCTTTGACTACCCAGCGGCAGACGAGCTGGCCGTGCGCGCCCGCACCGCCGCCATACTGAAGAAGAACGCCGGCGGCGGCGCACCGTTTCGGATAGCCGCATTCGACTTATATGACCTGATTATGGACCTTCTTAACGAAAAAGGTCTGCTTGAAAAATGCTTTGAGATGGAGAAAACCAAGGGGCTGCCCTTTGTCGGCCATGCGATAGGCAGCGCGCTGCGCTTCTCGGGCGACAACAGCCCGGTCATACGGCGCATTCAGGAAAATACTCCGGACGGCGCGGTCGTCTTCCTCTCCGGCGTTGGAAAATGCTATCCTATCCTACGCTCGCACAAGATACTCAACGACCTTCATCAGGTGATGAACAAAGCGCCGGTCGTGCTCTTTTACCCGGGGCGATACGACGGGCAGGAGCTCGTCCTCTTTTCTGAGGCCGCAGCGAAGGACGACAACTATTACAGAGCTTTTAAGATCGTAGATTAA
- a CDS encoding transposase: MDNGKRRDRLLTVSHDLKSIYNAPTEAAGLDALQCFKEKWGSVYPLIPRQWESKWGNLNTIFSYPAEIRNIIYTTNTIESLNMSLRKLTRNRRIFPSDESALKIITLGILEASKKWTVPIKDCGKALGYFILKHPEITNFIKSEALLCSINRSGKMSASPT, translated from the coding sequence CTGGATAACGGAAAACGAAGGGACCGCCTTCTGACTGTATCGCATGACCTGAAGAGCATCTACAACGCCCCGACAGAAGCAGCTGGCCTTGATGCGCTTCAGTGCTTTAAAGAGAAGTGGGGCTCCGTATATCCGCTGATACCAAGGCAATGGGAGAGTAAATGGGGAAATCTTAACACAATATTCAGTTACCCTGCCGAAATACGGAACATCATCTATACGACCAATACGATAGAGTCGCTCAACATGTCGCTTCGTAAGCTGACACGCAATCGGCGTATCTTCCCCAGCGACGAGTCGGCCCTCAAGATAATTACATTGGGTATACTCGAGGCATCTAAGAAGTGGACCGTCCCCATCAAAGATTGTGGTAAAGCGTTGGGGTATTTCATACTGAAACACCCCGAAATCACAAATTTTATTAAATCGGAAGCATTGTTATGCAGCATAAATCGGTCCGGAAAAATGTCCGCATCCCCGACTTGA
- a CDS encoding DUF1819 family protein, producing the protein MREETYSAGMVSKPFWYLEFNTAAQLAAEGCGWDEIKRRALCENLFGAAKLYRAKEIFNAVSRRVQTLDGVLLALFCESGLPVKKTLALCAVMRTDRLFFEFVNEVYRGKLELGEAKLRDVYINAFFTQKAEQGEPVASWTDYTLKKLANSYKNVLLEAGALRRGSDGYILTPPVLAEPARALFRQHGMGPCVAALTGAK; encoded by the coding sequence ATGCGGGAAGAAACTTACAGCGCCGGGATGGTCTCTAAACCTTTCTGGTATCTAGAATTCAATACGGCGGCGCAGCTTGCGGCCGAAGGCTGCGGCTGGGATGAGATAAAACGGCGTGCGCTCTGCGAGAACCTTTTCGGCGCGGCGAAACTCTATCGCGCCAAAGAAATTTTTAACGCCGTCAGCCGCCGCGTTCAAACGCTGGACGGCGTGCTGCTTGCGCTCTTCTGCGAATCTGGGCTGCCTGTTAAAAAGACCTTAGCGCTCTGCGCCGTCATGCGGACGGACCGGCTCTTCTTTGAATTTGTAAACGAGGTCTATCGCGGCAAGCTCGAACTCGGCGAAGCTAAACTGCGCGACGTCTACATCAACGCATTCTTTACACAAAAGGCGGAGCAGGGCGAGCCTGTTGCATCATGGACCGACTATACTTTAAAGAAACTTGCTAACAGCTATAAAAATGTTCTCTTAGAGGCGGGCGCGCTGCGGCGCGGCAGCGACGGATATATACTGACTCCGCCGGTCCTTGCCGAACCGGCGCGGGCTCTGTTCCGGCAGCACGGCATGGGGCCTTGCGTCGCGGCACTTACGGGGGCGAAGTAA